The genomic interval ttggttttggtttagatctgtatttatctgtttctttactcacaatggtgcatttgtgtgcttatcctggatgtctcaaccgagaggagaacgtgagattacgtctgtatcatggcaatgcgaatacgtcacacgagagattgcttggactccaccctttCATGACTCCTaacggaagcgatgatttatagttaaaaagtacttaaatattgatctgttttcgcACACCgaaagtgatcgtgtcgctttagaagacattaatttaaccgttagagtcgtatcgatgacgtttatgctgactgtctgtgatttttggagcttcaaaagagaaatctccattcacttgcattttaagagcctactgagctaagatttttttctatttttcttcaaaagtgttctggtgaagaaagaaagtcatacacacctggaatatcataagggtgaataataaataagagaattttcatttttgggtgaaaaatacCAGGTGTAAAGGGTTCAGAAAGAGTTTGAGCATGCTTGAAAGGTCAAGTCATTGCACTGCATTATGGCGTACACTACCCAGTGCAGTGTGCTCTATTGTGTACTGCATATGCAGGTAGGCCATTTGGATATTCTATACTATTTTTACTATTTCTATAGTGTATACTCTGCATAGTattcaaatttcttttttttttttccttctttttttgcaTGGAAGCATGCTGTCCTGAACATAGcctatttttgcaattcattttGGTGCAGTTGATACCACAGGAAATACAGACATTTAAAATGCTGAACACTGCAACTGTTGCATATCCATAtccatatttgttttaatttaaggtGCAGTTAAGCAtatatttttctgtttgtgtgcattttttacaGTGCCCCTGTGACCCCCACCTCTCCAAACACACCCACCACCCCAGTGAGCCCTGCACTGCCTGGCTTGACCCCAAGCGCAGCCAAACACACCTGTAACCACCTGCACACCATTGGAGGAGTCGGGGGACAAAAGAACATCTGCAACCGCTGCAGCCAGAAAAAATGGCCTCTCATGAGACGCTTGTCCAGCACGAAGAGGGACAGACGCAGTCACACAGGAGAGGTCATTGTGCTGTCTGTGGGCAGGTATGTGATATAAATATACATGCaccttttatacagtatataaagcatTTCATGTATGAATAGTGGAGTCCTAAAGTCTGAGACGacagtgaaaatgcttctgtttgtTGCATTACAAATGATATGATCAGCATACCAGTTTGAATGAAATGGTGCATTGAAAAATgcacatgaatttcagaatttgctagtgttttatatattctgcttttgcCTTAATGACAGTATACATTCGGTCTGGTTTGGTCTCTACAAGtttgtacaaaacctgatgatccatgttatcccagcatgatctgAGAACGATCTAAAGAGCATCTTTTGTGCTTTAGTGGATGCAAGAAAATCGTACTTTTCGCATGAAGTTAATGTGGTGAATGTCACAAgtttgattacattttattagTGATGTAAAGgtctgaaatatttatttttacgttaacatttgttttaaatgttttgaaatctCATTACCCAGATTTAAGATAAGATTTTAAATTCCAGATTTTTAGTGTGGTCTCAGACTCTTGGATCCCATTAAATATGAAAGTGTATTAGattgaatggtgtgtgtgtgtgtgtgtgtgtgtgtggtagtgtTTTTGCTGGTGtgcttaaagtgtgtgtgtgtgtgtactatatGTCCCActcattttcattcacacagaTGCACATGCATGATGAATGAGTGGATGTCGggcaatgtccaacagtgttaCAGTTAGCTGAATATGGATTGTTTTTAATTGATTACcatttaggtgtgtgtgtgtgtgtgtgtgtatgtgtgtgtacatgtttatactacattatgGGGACCATGTCATCACAAGGATAGTAAATTCTGAGATCACCtgccttgtggggcccagccagcgttcccccacaagggaaatggcttattaaacatacaaaacaatgtttttttttattttttttattttattttttttttatgtaaaaatgcaaaaaggtttctgtgagggttaggtttaggggtggggttaggggatataaattatcgttagatctgtataaaatccataaaatgcatggaagtctatggagagtccccacaatgatataaaaatgtgtgtgtgtgtgtgtgtgtgtgtgtgtgtgtgtgtgtgtgtgtgcgtgcatgtgtctGGGTTTGTATACACAATGCAAATTACATTCTTTACTGCGgacagatgtgtgtttgtgtgtttgtcttgcAGGTGTTTTGATTGATATGTTGACATTGTGTGCACAGCTGATTGGAGAAGCTCTTAAGATTATTAATGCCCATCTTCTCTTCTAAAGCTTGCACTtgtgtttttgtatgtatgtgtattcaTGATTGAGTGTGAGTGTTCAGTGGGCCATTTTAAAAGCTAATGAAACATTAAATGTTCTGTCCACTAAGATGAGATAATGtgtattaggaccacagtgtaaTTTTGTATGGAAATTAATGCCCTGGCTCAACTTCCACTTCAAAGTTTGCTTAAAGAGGTCGTGACATGCCTTTTTTCTTATTTCagtatgttccttgaggttcacttataatattatttttttatttagtcattGTGGCGAGCAGGGGGTGGCCCAGCGATAAGGATGGATGGCTGGGGGAGAATTATCGCTCGGCCACACCGTGCTCGccacagtcatatatttgtaaaacatgatcattttccaccctcattctgatctAATCAGGGAAGAACCTCTTTGATATTGAAATCCCTCTTTTGTTCACTAGATTCCGGGTGACAAAATGTGACCCCAAAATGGCCTGTGATAGGTGGACCTTGTTCATCACTGAACCCAGGCTGTACTGCAAGTCCCCCCTGCATGCAGCACAGCCCCATTAACACAGGTAAGCATGCATCTTGAGTGTGATTCCTGTGCCGTGTCCTACCCTCGACACGGCGTTTATTGTCCTGTGTacgaccggcttcagtaaatgttatatcactccctagtggtctcccaaagctgttacaccagactacattaaacagaaggccaactgatagtgaattggaaagcaaccaaattaggcttctaatttaaaagtCGGTTAATGTTGATATATCGATGGCTCAAAAACGTATCAAGAAAATAACGTGGCAATtaataatcgatatatcaatatttttggACATGCCTATTTTCTATattgtctgtttgttttgtgtttttgtctttagGAACAGAGGACAATGCAAAGTGACATCTGTAAAGTTCTGGCAGCTTCTcagacaacatttttaaaaaaatcgaaTCCAGAAGTCTGACTTCCATGGAAGAATTTAGGGAGGAAAGGAGGATGATGGAAAATGACCCTCCGATCTGTCATGTGTGATGCGTCGATTGTGGAAAGAGAGCAGAAACCATTTTACATACATAAACCTGTCACCTTGCCAACCCAACTTTCTCAAACATAATCACATTATTATCAGTGATGGATGGGATCATTTGGGCTTGTTAATGACTACAAGTGTGTCAATGGTTAATTCAAAGCAGGCGCCCACTTCCCACTTTCGTAAAAGTGGGAAGTtctactttctttttcttttcttttttttatgtgccAGCTGTGATCAACATGGAAAAACAGAGCCATGTAATTTTTCACTGGTTACAAGCCAGACAAAATTTTTTTAGTCCTAAATGGACTGCTCTTGCTGTCTCCTCTAAATACACCTTTTcagcttttgttttttaaagaaacaatgtGTGTGGGTGATAAAGCAATGAAATTGCatgttttacacatttatttatcgACCAAGCGCACCTTAAATGACTGGAAGTTTGCTCTGTAATGTCTTGATTGGTCTGGGTGAGAAAACAGTTATCATGGCTCATTATCACCAGTCTGTCAGTTGTAAAAAAAGCATTGGTATAAGCTTGCTCACATACTAATATAAGACAGTTTCCTTCAATGTTCTTGCTATTAATATAATGTAGTATGCAATCTTAGAGGAAAAATTCATGGTTCCtcaaaaaaagtaaaagtatCCTTGCTTTAGTGCCAAGCACAGGCGAGGAAAACAATAGAGGTCTTTTAATAGTTTAGGAGGACTGAGGATCTAAACTTTTTAACCAAAACAAATGTCCAATAAAAATGTGTTCgaaatgtttatgtatttttccttttattattattattattattattattttggaattGTGCCATTATTTTGCTATacattttgctttcttttaaaatTAGGTTTACATCAAATGGTTACATTGAAATAAAAGTCTCTCACAACCTTGCTGTTCAAATTTGACTTTAAAGGAATTATCCTAACCATTTGTTGACATGTATGGAAATAGTCCTATTTGCGATCACCTCGAGTACAAAGTTTAGTTAAATAACTTGAATGGAATCGACAcgaatggaaatgttttttttttttaaatctgtgaaGTTGATGTACTGTACAACTGGTAAACTAGCAGAGGTTTATACTGAGGTGTTTAAATGAGTATGCGTCAGAGGAGAATGTACTGTTATATTTTACTGAACACTTTGTACCCAtactttatacattataaatatgaaaCACACATTTGACTGCTTGTTTAACCACTGCAGTGGCCTTACATGTAAACCCTATCCATTCTGAACACAAGATAGATCAGGACACGGTTTCCCAACACGCAGTGTACTTGTACATTTGCTACATAAACCTTTTCTTGAGATCATTTCAGTGTAGCTTCAAGGAAATGGCTTTGAGGGTtcttggatttttttatttgcatcttcTGTATGTCCTTCCAACTTTCTTGTAACAACAGAGCCTTCGTCCATGGTGAGGCTCTTGGATCTGTAGTTCATTTTCTTGCAGCTGGGCAACTGAGGTTAAAGATCAGTAGGTGTCTGTTAATAGGTGACTAGATGACCTTCAGATTTGTACCTTTTCAAAACCTTTCCAAATGCTGCAGGCCTAACTTTCGCATCTCTCCGTGACTGCTGCCCACTTACCCATGACCCAGTGGAAATATTCTGTATGTGACCTTGTGAATTACATGCATTGTTTTTGTTGGTGAGGAGTATTTTTGTACTTTATGCATCAGGGTATTTCTAGGAACAAAGAATCATTAAGCAACAACAATTTGCAGTAACCATATGAGTTTGGAAGCACATATATTTTTAACTTGCTGTGGAGTATTATTAGTCTGGATATGTTTTGGAATTCGTGAATCATTAACTCATGCCCACACAGACACTAAAGTGATGTGAATTCCCAGCCGCTCAGTTGTCTTGTACAAACAGCTTAATGTCAAAAATGAAGTTCTTTTCACATATAAAGATCTATCTTTGGGATCCAAAAGCACAACTTTGTACTACAATGATTgtcatttaaaaggatagttctgccaaaaataaaaatgtaatctcttactcacattcatgttgtttcaaatgttTATGACCAACTTTattctgtgttccacaaaaggagatgtcagtgGATGCCAGTCTTGCTTGTCAGTCAAACCACATGCATAATTAGGCTCTTGTTACCTAAACATTGATGTCATAGTTTGGCCTGTTTTACTCTTGAATAGAAAAACATAAGGCCTTTACCTTGACCTTTAACATTTGAAATGGTGCCAGGCTCGTAATCACTGtgccaattcatcccaaaggtgttctaatAAAATTGTTTGTCTAAGGAGGCTACATGGTTgtgtgcttgattttatgcacctaCTAGTGAGGGGTGTAGCTTTAATAACCAAACCTGTTTATTGGGGTGGGGTGtctacatacttttggccatgtgatGTATCAGAAGATCAGAAcatcaattaaattaaatgactgAATACAATTTTGAAAAGCAAATAATTTTAGGGGGAAAAATACAGCATCTAAAGTTTTAGCTCACTCAAAATCATTATGATCACTAATGCAAACGTGAAGAGGCAGAGAGAACAGGACAATCTGACAAAGACTGAATGATGGAGGCAGTGAAACTAACAGCAGTATTAGAAATCTTTTCAAACAGAAAATCCAATTATTCTCAATCATGCAGTTTCACTATTATATATAACTGTAAAAATctcacaatgttttatttttagttgtgATTTCAGCACAATActgtcatacacacacaaacataatatGTCATTGTTTTTGTGACACATCTTCTTGTCCAGTAAGCCTTAGAGGAAGATATTAAGTTATATAAGAGGGCCCTGTGGCATCGTTCTCCACAAGATGTCAACAGATTGCGCAAGTCTTATAATCaagcacattgtttttatttttcccctggTTCATGTGACAATTCTCAACTGTGTTCTGTGGCAGTTAATTCAAGGGCAAAAGAATGGACAGTAATGTTACAGTACTGTGCACTGGTTTCAAATGCAAAATCAGTGTATATTTTACTCATTGACAGGTTTAAAAGAAATGATTTTGACCAACATATAAAAGGCAATACGTACCCTCAGTAAAACATTTGGAAATACTCCATAAAAATAATGACCTTCATAAAGGtaccataaatttttttttatttcaggtaAATGCGGGTTACATTCATTTTACTGAGAAAATCTAATTTTTCTTCACTAAAGTAGAGAAATGTGTGCATGAGAAATGTAATCCATGTGATGTAGAGTCCTTCATATTGATAGTGGTAGGGTTCCTTTTCATCAGGCCTCAGATAGTTAACTTGGATTAGTTTAGAGCAGAATTAACATCGCTGTGCATAGTGCATAAACTACCATCATTGGCCTGATTGCACTGTGTAAAGGTACACAGTGCATAATTATACCAGGAAGGAACATAAATATACCacagtgaatctcacaaaacacaTCTGGgtaatattttaccccaaaatcaaaagaaataacaTCTAAAATATAAGAAGACTATTTCTGGTACCACTTTTGTACCAAGAGTTTTTGCATTCTTATATTTTATGACAATTCAGCACAGAAATTTCCTCTTAAActcttactgtatatattattatttttaaatacatatttttatttaaatcttatATATACATATCATAGTAGTTTTGATGTACTGCCTTTAtgctcattttaataaaaaaaacgaattacagtttatatattataattttgtattgcaatacagtaaaaaatactgTACTACAGTAATAAGAATCTAATGTGAATCActattgagaataatgagaattacaaccCATTTACAAAGTAAAATGTCCTggtgcattactgtaatgagaatttatcaatgtcaaaaaacatgttttggtcatattgtaccaaaaaaaaaaataaataaataataaaaacaatagcaTTGAAATTATATAAAGTCTATTTTTGGCATCATTAAGagtttttgcattatgacatttcatg from Myxocyprinus asiaticus isolate MX2 ecotype Aquarium Trade chromosome 1, UBuf_Myxa_2, whole genome shotgun sequence carries:
- the LOC127441225 gene encoding RELT-like protein 1 → MSDTSVPSTAPPGGGDGNSVNITFVLVPVFFLLGLLGVLICHVLKRKGYRCTTEAEEDEELEKEEDEVEKDPEKGDLNDTFSEGNTDTVGQIVHYIMKNEANFDAFKTMAQDSIDSDGAPVTPTSPNTPTTPVSPALPGLTPSAAKHTCNHLHTIGGVGGQKNICNRCSQKKWPLMRRLSSTKRDRRSHTGEVIVLSVGRFRVTKCDPKMACDRWTLFITEPRLYCKSPLHAAQPH